The Salinibacterium sp. M195 genome includes a window with the following:
- a CDS encoding ABC transporter ATP-binding protein, which translates to MASVTFDNATRLYPGSTIPAVDKLNLHVEDGEFLVLVGPSGCGKSTSLRMLAGLEEVNDGSILIGDRDVTDVPPKDRDIAMVFQNYALYPHMTVAENMGFALKIAGINKEERAARVLEAAKLLDLEPYLSRKPKALSGGQRQRVAMGRAIVRQPQVFLMDEPLSNLDAKLRVQTRTQIASLQRRLGVTTVYVTHDQTEALTMGDRIAVLKDGLLQQVGTPRDLYEAPQNIFVAGFIGSPAMNLFSVDIVDGGLQFGDTVVHVDSETLGETDAKTVTIGIRPEDVIISTSGDGLRVEVDLVEELGADGYLFGHAQIKGERVDIVVRVDGRSHPNAGDEVFLTPEPHHVHVFDTETGLRLTKKPVVAS; encoded by the coding sequence ATGGCGTCTGTAACTTTTGACAATGCAACACGTCTCTACCCGGGATCAACGATCCCCGCTGTAGACAAGCTGAATCTTCACGTAGAAGACGGCGAATTCCTCGTACTGGTCGGCCCCTCGGGTTGCGGCAAGTCAACTAGCCTTCGCATGCTTGCTGGCCTCGAAGAGGTCAACGATGGCAGCATCCTTATCGGCGACCGCGACGTCACTGACGTTCCGCCGAAGGACCGCGACATCGCCATGGTCTTCCAGAACTACGCTCTCTACCCCCACATGACGGTTGCAGAAAACATGGGCTTCGCGCTCAAGATCGCCGGTATCAACAAGGAAGAGCGCGCAGCTCGCGTACTTGAAGCAGCGAAGCTTCTCGACCTCGAGCCTTACCTCAGCCGCAAGCCCAAGGCCCTCTCGGGTGGTCAGCGTCAGCGTGTTGCCATGGGTCGCGCTATCGTTCGCCAGCCTCAGGTGTTCCTCATGGACGAGCCGCTGTCGAACCTTGATGCCAAGCTGCGCGTTCAGACGCGTACGCAGATCGCGAGCCTTCAGCGTCGCCTCGGAGTCACCACGGTTTATGTGACTCACGATCAGACCGAAGCGCTCACCATGGGTGACCGCATTGCAGTTCTCAAGGATGGCCTCCTCCAGCAGGTTGGTACTCCTCGCGACCTGTACGAAGCACCGCAGAACATTTTCGTTGCTGGCTTCATTGGCAGCCCAGCCATGAACCTGTTCAGTGTCGACATCGTCGACGGTGGCCTTCAGTTCGGCGACACTGTTGTGCACGTTGACAGCGAGACCCTTGGCGAGACTGACGCGAAGACCGTCACTATCGGTATTCGCCCCGAGGACGTGATCATCTCGACCTCTGGTGACGGACTTCGGGTTGAAGTCGACCTCGTCGAAGAGCTCGGCGCTGACGGCTACCTCTTTGGTCACGCTCAAATCAAGGGCGAGCGTGTTGATATCGTCGTTCGCGTCGATGGCCGCTCACACCCGAACGCCGGCGATGAGGTCTTCCTGACCCCTGAGCCTCACCACGTTCACGTCTTCGACACCGAGACTGGCCTCCGCCTGACCAAGAAGCCTGTCGTCGCGAGCTAG
- a CDS encoding DUF4032 domain-containing protein, whose translation MSGSVNITAAIVDPALLDLPWELPLELWPDDAIATLPKGISRHLVRFANLSGYIVAIKETSSELAKREYEMLRTLQKLDVPCVDPLAIITNRTAADGEELKSVLVTRHLRFSLPYRAVYSQSLRPETARRLVDALAVLLVRLHIVGFFWGDVSLSNTLFRRDAGAFAAYLVDAETGQLYDRLSNGQRENDLEIGRVNIAGELLDLQAGGRLSQDIDPVEISNGILAQYRTLWQELTGSERFDHSERWRINQRVERLNALGFDIEELAIKTEDSGTRVRIQPKVVDAGHHSRRLLRLTGLDAQENQARRLLNDMDSYRAAFDKQDMDEEMLAHEWAARVFEPVIRAIPKGLRGKLEPAEIFHQLLDHRRQLAQDSGRDIPLAEAVGSYVENVLQFRRDEATMINPPTGAFTSPITIPGSELDDNEDDDSADGNDWRLTV comes from the coding sequence ATGTCTGGTTCAGTCAACATCACCGCGGCCATAGTCGATCCCGCGCTCTTGGATCTTCCGTGGGAATTGCCGCTCGAGCTCTGGCCCGATGATGCGATCGCGACCCTCCCTAAGGGAATTTCGCGTCACCTGGTTCGCTTCGCGAATCTCAGCGGCTACATTGTGGCCATCAAAGAGACCTCAAGTGAACTCGCGAAGCGCGAGTACGAAATGCTGCGCACTCTGCAAAAGCTTGATGTCCCGTGCGTGGATCCTCTCGCGATCATCACGAACCGCACGGCGGCCGATGGCGAAGAACTCAAGTCAGTGCTCGTTACCCGGCACTTGCGGTTCTCCCTTCCCTATCGCGCCGTGTACTCCCAAAGCTTGCGCCCCGAAACTGCTCGCCGCCTCGTAGACGCTCTCGCAGTGCTGCTGGTTCGCCTCCACATTGTTGGTTTCTTCTGGGGCGATGTATCACTCTCGAATACCCTGTTCCGTCGAGACGCCGGCGCTTTCGCCGCCTACTTAGTGGATGCCGAGACGGGCCAACTGTATGACCGGCTGTCAAACGGTCAGCGCGAAAACGACCTTGAGATCGGTCGCGTCAACATTGCCGGCGAGCTACTTGATCTGCAGGCCGGCGGTCGCCTGTCGCAAGATATCGACCCTGTTGAAATCAGCAACGGTATCCTCGCGCAGTACCGCACTCTCTGGCAAGAGCTCACGGGCTCTGAGCGCTTCGACCACTCCGAGCGTTGGCGTATCAACCAGCGAGTTGAACGTCTCAATGCCCTCGGTTTCGATATCGAAGAGCTCGCGATCAAAACTGAAGACTCTGGCACGCGCGTGCGCATCCAACCCAAAGTTGTGGATGCCGGACACCACTCACGGCGACTACTGCGCCTTACCGGTCTCGACGCTCAGGAGAATCAGGCCCGCCGCCTGCTCAACGACATGGATTCGTACCGTGCCGCTTTCGACAAGCAAGATATGGACGAAGAGATGTTGGCCCATGAGTGGGCTGCTCGCGTCTTTGAGCCCGTGATTCGCGCCATTCCGAAGGGACTGCGCGGAAAGCTTGAACCGGCCGAGATCTTCCACCAGCTGCTCGACCACCGCCGCCAGCTCGCTCAAGATTCGGGCCGCGACATTCCTTTAGCCGAAGCTGTCGGTAGCTACGTCGAGAACGTGCTGCAGTTCCGCCGCGACGAGGCCACCATGATCAATCCGCCAACGGGTGCCTTTACTTCGCCGATCACTATCCCCGGCAGCGAGCTCGACGACAATGAAGATGACGATTCAGCCGACGGCAACGACTGGCGCCTCACCGTTTAG
- the cysS gene encoding cysteine--tRNA ligase: protein MTIRLYDTRSASLVDLEPREPGKVGIYVCGPTVQSAPHIGHLRSALVYDIWRRWLMYRGLDVTLVRNVTDIDDKILSKAVDAAAGGSTEEWWALAYRTELEFTAGYNELGILPPTYEPRATANISEMRDLIAKLIERGHAYAAADDSGDVYFDTQSWPTYGELTRQSPDDMVAATDADPRSKRNAPDFALWKGSKPAEPESASWSSPWGDGRPGWHIECSAMSRRYLGGAFDIHGGGLDLRFPHHENELAQSTAAGDDFARHWVHNGMVNVNGQKMSKSLGNSVFARDLLDAARPIVVRYLLGAAHYRSTIDYTDGSLDEAEAAFERLEVFIERATRRLRDTRFDVANLNEVPDDFAEAMDDDLAVPQALAVVHDTIRSGNAALDDGDLAAVATARSQVVAMAQVLGINPLDPRWGSDRSEPAVAALSALVEKLIEDRNTARSAKDFAVADRIRDELSAAGITVEDDSTGSHWSLP from the coding sequence GTGACTATTCGCCTGTATGACACTCGGAGTGCCAGCCTCGTCGACCTCGAACCCCGTGAGCCGGGCAAAGTAGGTATCTACGTGTGCGGCCCCACGGTGCAGTCCGCACCTCATATTGGACATCTTCGCTCGGCGCTCGTCTACGACATTTGGCGCCGCTGGCTAATGTACCGTGGCCTCGACGTCACTCTGGTGCGCAATGTCACTGACATCGACGACAAGATTTTGAGCAAGGCAGTGGATGCCGCGGCTGGCGGCTCGACTGAAGAGTGGTGGGCGCTTGCCTACCGAACTGAACTCGAATTTACCGCTGGGTACAACGAACTCGGCATTCTGCCGCCGACCTACGAACCGCGCGCTACCGCGAATATCTCTGAGATGCGCGACTTGATCGCGAAACTCATCGAGCGTGGCCACGCCTATGCAGCCGCAGATGACTCCGGCGATGTCTACTTTGATACCCAGTCGTGGCCTACCTATGGTGAGCTCACTCGCCAGAGCCCTGACGACATGGTTGCTGCCACAGATGCCGATCCGCGTTCCAAACGCAACGCCCCTGATTTTGCGCTGTGGAAGGGAAGCAAGCCCGCCGAACCGGAGTCAGCATCCTGGTCGTCGCCCTGGGGTGACGGGCGTCCGGGATGGCATATTGAATGCTCTGCCATGTCTCGCCGGTATTTGGGCGGTGCGTTCGATATCCACGGTGGTGGCCTCGATCTGCGATTCCCGCATCACGAGAACGAACTCGCACAGTCAACGGCAGCTGGCGATGATTTCGCGAGACACTGGGTGCACAACGGCATGGTCAATGTGAATGGCCAGAAGATGTCGAAGTCGCTTGGCAACTCGGTTTTTGCCCGTGATCTGCTGGATGCCGCCCGTCCCATCGTTGTTCGCTACCTGCTGGGGGCGGCCCACTATCGTTCAACAATCGACTACACCGATGGTTCGCTCGATGAAGCTGAGGCTGCATTCGAACGCCTTGAAGTGTTCATTGAGCGCGCGACCCGTCGACTGCGCGATACCCGCTTCGATGTCGCCAACCTCAACGAGGTTCCGGATGACTTTGCCGAAGCAATGGATGACGATCTTGCGGTGCCGCAGGCACTTGCCGTAGTTCACGATACAATTCGTTCAGGCAATGCCGCGCTCGACGATGGAGATCTCGCGGCAGTCGCCACCGCGCGATCACAAGTGGTCGCGATGGCACAGGTCTTGGGTATCAACCCACTAGATCCACGATGGGGTTCTGATCGTTCAGAACCGGCCGTTGCTGCACTGTCAGCACTGGTTGAGAAACTCATTGAGGATCGCAATACGGCCCGCTCAGCAAAGGATTTTGCTGTTGCGGACCGAATCCGTGATGAACTATCAGCGGCGGGCATCACTGTAGAGGATGACTCGACCGGATCGCATTGGAGCTTGCCGTGA
- a CDS encoding thioredoxin domain-containing protein translates to MPDTAINTADEVRLSNGNSGDSRLSKNERREAAREKARIQRDEQKKKDRRTKLYLQGGVGLALVAIVAVIALVLVNSNQPAGPGPENFASDGVQLSQGFIATPTAALAADAEPIANDRDEESGVLDIQMYVDYLCPICGDFEAANGEYIESLVDNGAATLEVHPITILDRFSLGERYSSRAVNAVACVADSSPNEFYAFHKLLLSEDIQPAENTTGLSDDDFVTLLGTAGVDDVAAVTECINDETFKSWVANSTARALAGPIPNSDVAQVTGTPTVLVNGIKYEGAVNDLVSFQAFVAQAANDDFIESSTPTPEPTPTP, encoded by the coding sequence GTGCCCGACACAGCGATAAATACGGCAGATGAGGTTCGATTGAGCAACGGCAATTCCGGCGACAGCCGACTCAGCAAGAATGAGCGACGAGAAGCGGCTCGTGAGAAAGCCCGCATCCAGCGTGACGAACAAAAGAAGAAAGATCGCCGCACCAAGCTGTACCTTCAGGGTGGAGTCGGACTCGCCCTCGTTGCGATTGTTGCCGTCATTGCCCTCGTGCTCGTCAACTCGAACCAGCCTGCAGGCCCAGGCCCCGAGAACTTTGCCAGCGATGGCGTCCAGTTGAGTCAGGGCTTCATCGCGACGCCTACCGCGGCACTCGCGGCAGATGCTGAGCCCATCGCGAACGATCGTGACGAAGAGTCCGGAGTTCTCGACATTCAGATGTATGTCGACTACCTCTGCCCCATCTGTGGAGACTTTGAAGCGGCGAACGGCGAGTACATCGAGAGCCTCGTAGACAATGGCGCGGCAACCCTCGAAGTCCACCCCATCACCATTCTTGACCGCTTCTCGCTCGGTGAGCGCTACTCCTCGCGGGCAGTAAATGCTGTCGCGTGTGTTGCAGACTCCTCGCCCAACGAGTTCTACGCGTTCCACAAGCTGTTGCTGTCAGAAGACATCCAGCCGGCGGAAAATACCACAGGCTTGAGTGATGATGACTTCGTCACGCTGCTCGGCACCGCTGGTGTTGACGATGTCGCTGCCGTCACAGAATGCATCAATGACGAGACGTTCAAGTCGTGGGTCGCAAACTCAACGGCCCGTGCACTTGCGGGCCCCATCCCCAACTCTGATGTAGCTCAAGTGACCGGAACCCCCACGGTTCTCGTCAACGGAATTAAGTACGAGGGTGCAGTAAACGACCTCGTCAGTTTCCAAGCGTTCGTCGCTCAGGCTGCCAACGACGACTTCATCGAAAGCTCCACTCCAACGCCCGAGCCCACCCCCACCCCGTAG
- a CDS encoding ABC transporter ATP-binding protein, which translates to MPLISIKDVTKIYNTERGRTVSLDNVSLDVEQGEFITLVGPSGCGKSTMLNLVGGLLMPTSGQVLVNDEPVKGPGPDRGVIFQQYALFPWLTAQENVEFGLRLQKVPKKERAERAMHYLSLVGLQDFANALPKELSGGMKQRAAIARAYAVHPSVLLMDEPFGALDALTRVQMQDDLLETWQKEKRTVVFITHDVDEAVYLASRVVVMSPRPGRISEIIDVPLAYPRGEEIRLSPEFAEIRARVWRGVHHHE; encoded by the coding sequence ATGCCTCTCATCTCGATCAAAGACGTCACCAAGATTTACAACACCGAGCGAGGCCGCACTGTCAGCCTCGACAACGTCAGCCTTGACGTCGAACAGGGCGAATTCATCACCCTCGTTGGGCCAAGTGGCTGCGGCAAGTCCACGATGCTCAACCTCGTCGGCGGACTGCTCATGCCCACCTCGGGCCAAGTGCTCGTCAACGACGAACCCGTCAAAGGCCCCGGCCCCGACCGCGGAGTGATCTTTCAGCAGTACGCCTTGTTTCCGTGGCTCACCGCTCAAGAGAACGTTGAGTTTGGGCTTCGCCTCCAGAAGGTTCCCAAGAAGGAGCGGGCCGAGCGAGCCATGCACTACTTGAGCCTCGTCGGCCTTCAGGACTTCGCCAACGCGTTGCCCAAGGAACTCTCGGGCGGAATGAAGCAACGTGCGGCTATCGCGCGGGCCTATGCCGTGCATCCATCGGTGCTGCTCATGGACGAGCCATTCGGTGCGCTTGACGCCCTCACCCGGGTGCAGATGCAGGATGACCTGCTCGAGACCTGGCAGAAAGAGAAGCGCACCGTCGTGTTCATCACGCACGACGTTGACGAAGCCGTGTACCTCGCTAGCCGCGTGGTTGTCATGAGCCCCCGCCCCGGTCGCATCAGCGAAATTATCGACGTTCCCCTCGCGTATCCCCGCGGGGAGGAGATTCGGCTCTCTCCCGAGTTTGCCGAAATTCGCGCCAGAGTCTGGCGCGGAGTGCACCACCACGAATGA
- a CDS encoding Lrp/AsnC family transcriptional regulator has product MTAPRTLPIDSIDRAILASLATNARMSGSALASAAGVAESTVSQRLRRLHDEGYVRGFHADIDVAKLGMSVQALISIKLVKHVREDVDAFRSAAPHWPGVLAFFHTGGADDYLLHVAAHSAAELRDFMLTYLASHPAVSHTETNLVFEHVTGRGLEQLLS; this is encoded by the coding sequence GTGACCGCACCCAGAACCCTGCCCATCGACTCGATTGACCGGGCGATCCTTGCCAGCCTTGCGACGAATGCCCGAATGTCGGGTTCAGCGCTCGCGTCAGCCGCGGGAGTGGCAGAGTCGACAGTTTCCCAGCGACTTCGCCGCCTGCACGACGAAGGTTATGTTCGTGGCTTTCACGCTGACATCGATGTCGCCAAGCTCGGTATGAGCGTGCAAGCACTCATCTCTATCAAGCTCGTGAAACATGTGCGCGAAGATGTGGATGCCTTCCGCAGCGCTGCTCCGCACTGGCCTGGCGTGCTGGCGTTCTTCCACACCGGCGGTGCCGACGACTACCTGCTGCATGTTGCCGCTCATAGCGCGGCAGAGCTGCGCGACTTCATGCTGACGTATTTGGCGAGTCACCCCGCTGTTTCCCACACGGAAACGAACCTCGTGTTCGAGCATGTGACCGGTCGCGGTCTCGAGCAGCTGTTGTCCTAA
- the rlmB gene encoding 23S rRNA (guanosine(2251)-2'-O)-methyltransferase RlmB yields the protein MKNPANTPRAGAVRKGRKGPQVGSGGQGRQALEGRKPTPKAEDRPYHPAGKRKAAAERYEAAGGTRRNSGKPSEGGQRPSQPSRSRVAKSADESEMVTGRNSVLEALRAKIPAHTLYMAARIEYDDRVKEILKLATARNLAVLEVMRPELDRLAGFDSVHQGFALKVPPYEYAHPMELLDKVEARGQVPLLVALDGITDPRNLGAIVRSVAAFGGQGVIVPQRRSVGMTASAWKTSAGAAARTPVAMANNLTQMIKEYKKRGVFVLGLDGDGDVSLPSLPLAKEPVLIVVGSEGKGLSRLVTENCDAIVSIPISAATESLNAGIAASVTLYEISKLRQAARKKKK from the coding sequence GTGAAAAACCCAGCTAACACACCCCGCGCAGGAGCGGTCCGCAAGGGCCGCAAGGGCCCCCAGGTCGGCTCGGGAGGCCAGGGACGTCAAGCTCTCGAAGGTCGTAAGCCCACCCCCAAAGCAGAAGACCGTCCGTATCACCCCGCGGGCAAGCGCAAAGCTGCTGCCGAGCGCTATGAAGCGGCCGGAGGAACCCGCCGTAACAGCGGCAAGCCCTCCGAGGGCGGCCAGCGTCCGAGCCAGCCCAGCCGGTCGCGCGTAGCAAAGTCTGCCGATGAGTCGGAGATGGTCACCGGTCGCAACTCAGTACTTGAGGCGTTGCGCGCTAAAATTCCCGCTCACACTCTGTACATGGCCGCGCGGATCGAATATGACGACCGTGTCAAAGAGATCCTGAAACTCGCTACTGCTCGCAACCTTGCGGTGCTCGAGGTAATGCGTCCAGAACTCGACCGCCTTGCCGGTTTCGATTCTGTGCACCAGGGCTTCGCCCTCAAGGTGCCGCCGTATGAGTATGCGCATCCAATGGAGCTGCTCGACAAGGTGGAGGCTCGCGGCCAAGTTCCGCTGCTCGTCGCCCTCGACGGCATCACTGATCCTCGGAACCTCGGCGCTATCGTGCGCTCGGTTGCCGCGTTTGGTGGCCAGGGCGTTATTGTTCCGCAGCGTCGCTCGGTCGGCATGACGGCATCCGCGTGGAAGACCTCTGCCGGCGCTGCCGCTCGCACCCCTGTTGCTATGGCGAACAACCTCACGCAGATGATCAAGGAGTACAAGAAGCGCGGAGTCTTCGTGCTTGGTCTTGACGGCGATGGGGATGTATCGCTTCCTTCGCTTCCCTTGGCAAAAGAACCCGTGTTGATCGTTGTCGGTAGCGAAGGCAAAGGGCTGTCGCGTCTTGTCACCGAGAACTGTGACGCAATTGTCTCAATCCCGATCAGTGCAGCGACTGAGTCGCTCAACGCGGGAATTGCTGCCAGTGTCACGCTGTACGAGATCTCGAAGCTGCGTCAAGCAGCTCGCAAGAAGAAGAAGTAG
- a CDS encoding ABC transporter permease encodes MTTPTVVAEDTEKGERSLKGLYVLTFFVGIGIWTLSAVLSRNDLIPTPVDVVASFAELIGNGTLWGHTITSLSRVTTGFLLGVALAIPAGFLMGWYWLARGMLEPWIQFFRTIPPLALIPLVIVILGIGEPAKVFVIFLAAFLSCVLATFQGVRNVDVTLINAARVLGAKDFTIFTRVVIPASTPFIFVGMRVALGASWATLVASELIAAPTGLGRMMQQAAQFLQTDRIVVGIIMIGALGFIMDRLLLLAERRLTRWQETR; translated from the coding sequence ATGACAACACCCACAGTCGTTGCAGAGGACACCGAAAAGGGCGAGCGTTCTCTCAAAGGACTGTACGTTCTCACGTTCTTCGTAGGGATCGGGATCTGGACGTTGAGCGCGGTACTTTCGCGCAATGACCTCATCCCGACCCCGGTTGACGTGGTTGCCAGCTTCGCTGAACTCATCGGCAACGGAACCCTCTGGGGCCACACCATAACGAGTCTCAGTCGCGTCACCACCGGCTTTCTTCTTGGCGTTGCGCTAGCAATTCCGGCCGGATTCCTGATGGGCTGGTACTGGCTTGCTCGCGGAATGCTCGAACCGTGGATTCAGTTCTTCCGCACCATCCCGCCGCTCGCGCTCATCCCGCTCGTCATCGTGATCCTCGGAATTGGCGAGCCTGCCAAGGTCTTCGTCATCTTCCTCGCCGCCTTCCTCTCGTGCGTGCTCGCAACCTTCCAGGGCGTGAGAAACGTGGATGTCACGCTCATCAACGCCGCGCGAGTGCTGGGTGCCAAAGACTTCACGATCTTCACCCGCGTGGTGATTCCGGCATCCACCCCGTTCATTTTCGTCGGAATGCGCGTTGCACTCGGTGCCTCCTGGGCGACGCTCGTCGCGTCGGAATTGATTGCAGCGCCCACTGGCCTCGGCCGGATGATGCAACAGGCTGCGCAATTCCTTCAAACCGATCGCATCGTCGTCGGAATCATCATGATCGGTGCCCTCGGCTTCATCATGGACCGTTTACTTCTCCTCGCCGAACGGCGACTTACCCGCTGGCAGGAGACTCGCTGA
- a CDS encoding PLP-dependent aspartate aminotransferase family protein, whose protein sequence is MLPHDIHLETLAVHAGMEGVQESGQHVPSIDLSTTNPLPNVEEGGDSYENLAGGNPIIDGHSAVYQRLWQPGVARFEDSLAALEGAEAAVAYASGMAALAAVLISIASAGRPHVVGVRPLYGGSDHVLDNGLLGTTVTWADADSVAEAIQADTGLVVIESPANPTLELVDIKKIIAAAGNVPVLVDNTFATPVLQRPIELGAAMVLHSATKYLGGHGDVMGGVIATSEAHAKSLRNVRALTGGVLHPFAAYLLHRGLRTLPLRVRAQQETAGELARRLDGHPALARVLYPGLPGQDPAGLIGTQSAGAGSLIALDLAGGYDAAAKFTESVKLITHAVSLGGIDTLVQHPASLTHRPVASEAKPGAGIVRISIGLEHVEDLMNDITAALDAVSGT, encoded by the coding sequence ATGCTGCCACACGATATCCACCTCGAAACTCTTGCTGTTCACGCAGGAATGGAGGGCGTTCAGGAATCTGGCCAACACGTTCCCTCTATCGACCTGTCGACAACCAACCCCCTTCCCAATGTCGAGGAAGGCGGAGACTCTTACGAGAACCTCGCCGGAGGAAACCCCATCATCGATGGCCACTCCGCCGTTTACCAGCGCCTGTGGCAGCCTGGTGTTGCGCGCTTCGAAGATAGCCTCGCTGCGTTAGAAGGCGCTGAAGCCGCCGTCGCGTACGCCAGCGGCATGGCGGCTCTCGCCGCAGTGCTCATCTCCATCGCCTCCGCCGGTCGACCTCACGTTGTTGGCGTTCGCCCACTGTATGGCGGAAGCGACCACGTGCTCGACAACGGATTGCTCGGCACGACCGTCACGTGGGCCGACGCCGACTCTGTTGCGGAGGCGATTCAGGCTGATACCGGACTCGTTGTTATCGAGTCCCCCGCCAACCCCACGCTTGAGCTCGTCGACATCAAGAAGATCATCGCAGCGGCAGGCAACGTTCCTGTTCTCGTTGACAACACCTTCGCGACTCCCGTGTTGCAACGCCCTATCGAACTCGGTGCCGCCATGGTGCTGCACAGTGCGACCAAGTACCTCGGCGGCCACGGAGACGTCATGGGCGGCGTCATCGCTACCAGTGAAGCTCACGCCAAGAGCCTTCGCAACGTTCGCGCCCTCACCGGTGGCGTTTTGCACCCCTTTGCCGCGTACCTGCTGCACCGCGGATTACGCACTCTGCCCCTGCGAGTGCGCGCCCAACAAGAAACCGCGGGAGAACTTGCTCGCCGTCTCGACGGGCATCCCGCGCTCGCTCGCGTGCTCTACCCCGGCCTGCCGGGTCAGGACCCTGCCGGCCTTATCGGCACACAGTCAGCGGGAGCCGGTTCGCTGATCGCTCTGGATTTGGCCGGCGGCTACGACGCTGCAGCCAAGTTCACCGAGTCGGTGAAACTCATCACCCATGCGGTCTCGCTCGGCGGAATCGACACTCTGGTGCAGCACCCAGCATCGCTCACTCATCGTCCGGTCGCCTCGGAGGCAAAGCCGGGAGCCGGTATCGTGCGCATCTCGATCGGTCTTGAGCACGTCGAAGACCTCATGAACGACATCACCGCCGCACTGGATGCCGTGAGCGGCACGTAG
- a CDS encoding ROK family transcriptional regulator, producing MSNEAGSRFDEATSVRAQVLTMLRDNGPLPRIELARRAHLSPTTITRAVSQLVDEGVIVEGNSISPTKLGRPATEISIVRDAFVVVGVQVGVGFVQLGLIDLLGGTMASSSLNYEIETPAADVMVEAAAAINQLIASSEYDPSMVIGVGVAVPGPVDIAGRSILLPINLDWRDVPVADILEPLTGLPVTVEHNVRSMALAEARFGVAKDLGSVALIYLRTGLGAGLVVEGQPFAGGVRGAIELGHLHVIDNGIACVCGGNGCLETIVSEGALQRQLIAAGISANGGGALTALYAAADTNDIARASIDTIITQLATAMSAIVNLLNPDVILLGGALAEVPQAFFERLTEQTRQQVFPLIRPLVRIEPSSLGMYAGVLGGGTAALERYFYI from the coding sequence GTGAGCAATGAAGCCGGAAGTAGATTCGACGAGGCAACGTCTGTACGTGCCCAAGTCCTGACGATGCTGCGCGACAACGGGCCATTGCCGCGAATCGAACTCGCTCGTCGAGCTCACCTCAGCCCGACAACCATCACGCGTGCCGTCAGCCAACTAGTCGACGAAGGCGTGATTGTCGAAGGCAACTCCATCTCGCCGACTAAGCTCGGTCGCCCGGCCACCGAGATATCCATCGTTCGCGATGCATTCGTCGTCGTCGGCGTTCAAGTCGGAGTCGGCTTCGTTCAACTCGGTCTCATTGACCTCCTGGGCGGCACCATGGCATCCAGCTCGCTCAACTACGAGATCGAGACTCCAGCCGCCGACGTAATGGTCGAAGCTGCCGCTGCGATCAACCAACTTATTGCGTCATCGGAATATGACCCGTCGATGGTCATCGGAGTCGGCGTCGCAGTGCCTGGCCCCGTCGACATCGCCGGCCGGAGCATCCTGCTCCCCATCAACCTCGACTGGCGTGACGTTCCCGTCGCCGACATTCTGGAGCCCCTGACGGGACTTCCCGTCACCGTTGAGCACAACGTACGATCGATGGCGCTCGCCGAAGCCCGCTTTGGGGTCGCCAAAGACCTCGGCAGCGTTGCGTTAATCTACCTGCGAACTGGCCTCGGAGCCGGCCTCGTCGTTGAAGGGCAACCCTTCGCTGGCGGAGTTCGCGGCGCCATCGAGCTGGGCCACCTGCACGTGATCGACAACGGGATTGCCTGCGTCTGTGGGGGAAACGGATGCCTCGAAACTATCGTGAGCGAAGGTGCCCTACAGCGCCAGCTCATCGCAGCCGGAATCTCAGCAAACGGCGGGGGAGCCCTCACCGCGCTTTACGCCGCCGCCGACACGAACGACATCGCCCGAGCATCCATCGACACGATCATCACGCAACTGGCCACAGCGATGTCGGCCATCGTGAACCTGCTCAACCCCGACGTGATCTTGCTCGGAGGTGCGCTCGCCGAGGTGCCGCAGGCATTCTTCGAGCGCCTTACCGAGCAGACCCGCCAACAGGTCTTTCCGCTCATCCGCCCCCTCGTTCGTATCGAGCCATCATCGCTCGGCATGTACGCGGGAGTGCTTGGTGGCGGAACCGCTGCGTTGGAACGCTACTTCTACATCTAA